A genomic segment from Glycine soja cultivar W05 chromosome 20, ASM419377v2, whole genome shotgun sequence encodes:
- the LOC114401404 gene encoding ubiquitin carboxyl-terminal hydrolase MINDY-3-like, protein MGDRGEDEDLQMAIRMSMQRGTPEPKRSKPRDAVADAVSGSPEELPEYKTRRRELMAAAAEKRMAAAARVSPSPSPSPSPVKKGGESGRREEDSCLKSVNLSKELSVEEANQLFGMVFGNEVSKGILAQWSNQGIRFSSDPVTSMGLVQHEGGPCGVLAAIQAFVLKYIIFFSDELKDVSCMSQKGPGAAFKSQSVPSYNFSSLTEGEKVRALVKSMGEILFSCGSNRRAVIATLSISENDIQRFEGISKDEVVSKSLQGLSIESALDLQKVLRVETCTSQTNALQRLEANLPLFQSRMGALLFLISALLSRGLDLVQSDRDDPSLPLVTAPFGHASQEIVNLLLCGEAVPNVFDGRMDLGGGMFVKGISGYVEVGFLTLLESLNFCKVGQFLKSPKWPIWVVGSESHYTVLFALDPSVQNENELEGKETLIRRAFDAQDQSGGGGFISVEGFHQVLRETNIKFPPEKLEHLCSSGFIVWSEFWQVILDLDKSLGGLKDSSGLMGKKVFDLYHFNGIAKSDLNGSQVNSRGETPLQRPRLTKLRVSVPPRWTPEEFMADVKVSSAASASESTGKDDEVSKPEPSQHAPLVDCIRTRWARAVCTWSGDPPSIV, encoded by the exons ATGGGGGATCGAGGTGAAGACGAGGATTTGCAAATGGCGATTCGGATGAGTATGCAGCGCGGGACGCCGGAGCCGAAGCGCAGCAAGCCGCGTGACGCTGTCGCCGATGCGGTTTCGGGGTCGCCGGAGGAGTTGCCGGAGTACAAGACCCGGCGAAGGGAGCTCATGGCGGCGGCGGCCGAGAAGCGGATGGCGGCAGCGGCGAGGGTTTCGCCTTCTCCTTCGCCGTCGCCGTCGCCGGTGAAAAAAGGCGGTGAATCAGGGAGGAGAGAGGAGGATTCGTGTTTGAAGAGTGTGAATTTGAGTAAGGAGCTTTCTGTGGAAGAAGCTAATCAATTGTTTGGTATGGTGTTTGGGAATGAAGTTTCCAAGGGCATTCTCGCACAGTGGAGCAACCAGGGAATTCG GTTTAGCTCTGATCCTGTAACATCAATGGGCCTAGTGCAGCATGAAGGCGGTCCCTGTGGCGTATTGGCAGCTATTCAA GCATTTGTGCTTAAATACATTATTTTCTTCAGTGATGAGTTGAAAGATGTGTCATGCATGTCACAGAAGGGTCCGGGTGCAGCATTTAAAAGTCAGTCTGTTCcatcatataatttttcttcGCTCACTGAAGGTGAAAAAGTAAG AGCTCTTGTAAAAAGTATGggtgaaattttattttcatgtggaAGTAATAGAAGGGCTGTCATTGCAACTTTGAGCATTTCCGAGAATGACATTCAGCGTTTTGAAGGGATTTCAAAGGATGAG GTTGTTTCAAAATCACTTCAAGGTCTTTCCATTGAATCTGCCTTGGATCTGCAGAAAGTTCTTAGAGTTGAAACATGCACATCACAAACAAATGCATTGCAAAGGCTTGAAGCAAATCTTCCCCTATTCCAAAGTCGAATGGGAGCATTGCTTTTCCTAATCTCTGCTTTACTTTCTCGGGGACTG GACTTGGTTCAAAGTGACAGGGATGATCCCAGCCTACCACTGGTTACTGCACCTTTTGGGCATGCCTCCCAG GAAATTGTGAACCTACTGCTCTGTGGGGAGGCTGTTCCTAATGTGTTTGATGGAAGGATGGATTTAGGAGGAGGAATGTTTGTGAAAGGTATATCCGGATATGTGGAAGTTGGATTTCTGACTCTATTAGAATCCCTGAATTTTTGCAAGGTTGGTCAGTTTCTGAAATCCCCAAAGTGGCCTATATGGGTTGTGGGGAGTGAATCCCATTACACGGTGCTGTTTGCTCTTGACCCCAGCGTTCAAAATGAGAATGAActggaaggaaaggaaactcTGATTCGCAGAGCTTTTGATGCACAAGATCAGAGTGGAGGTGGTGGTTTCATTAGTGTGGAAGGATTCCATCAAGTCCTCAGAgaaacaaatatcaaatttcCACCAGAGAAGCTGGAACATCTTTGCTCTTCAGGGTTCATTGTATGGAGTGAATTCTGGCAAGTAATTTTGGATCTAGACAAAAGCTTGGGAGGTTTGAAGGATTCATCCGGTTTGATGGGTAAGAAGGTTTTTGATCTATACCATTTTAATGGGATTGCCAAATCAGACCTGAACGGCAGTCAAGTAAATTCCCGGGGTGAAACTCCACTGCAAAGACCCCGGCTCACAAAATTGAGAGTTTCAGTCCCCCCAAGATGGACGCCTGAGGAATTTATGGCAGATGTGAAAGTTTCATCTGCTGCTAGTGCAAGTGAGTCTACTGGGAAGGACGACGAAGTATCTAAACCAGAGCCTTCTCAGCATGCACCTTTGGTGGACTGCATAAGGACACGCTGGGCACGTGCTGTCTGCACCTGGTCAGGGGATCCTCCTAGTATAGTTTGA
- the LOC114402629 gene encoding eukaryotic translation initiation factor 5B-like codes for MGKKKPTARDEENAVQQGGGGKSKKKAVLIDDDEYSIGTELSEEPAPASEEKPVVAGKKKGKKGNAKAKSNDDDVDEDEDDPEIVFAGKKKGKNKKGGGSSAFTASGFDLLGDERDDDEEKSGLTGEVDGEEEDEPVVSFTGKKKASKKEGGSLFSASAFDAIDDGEEEDGPVISFKGKKKSSKGSKKGGGSLFSASAFDAIDDDADGEVVDDKNDDVDDDEPVIAFTGKKKSSKGGKKGGSVFSAAVLGEIDDGEENKDDGGGDDDDDDIEPITFSGKKKKSSQKAANSVSKGASVEEGDDKDEDDVSLVAFSGKKKSSKKKGSSTAAKGSDENMDAVDPEAPSVGSTDAGNSNVNKSEEVAGNSKNKKKNKKKSGRTAQEEEDLDKLLAELGETPPVPKPSTPPQDDKVQPTPEVVLVADASGEKEGEEETVETAAAKKKKKKKEKEKEKKAAAAAAAAAVAGTVPENETAEDKAEVIEPKKNDSKAKKAADKKVPKHVREMQEALARRQEAEERKKREEEERLRKEEEERRRQEELERQAEEARRRKKEREKEKLQKKKQEGKLLTGKQKEEARRLEAMRKQILNNTGGMTLPGGDSGAPAKKPIYQTKKVKPNNRNQNGAAAAQIAESVEAKETATDVASEEPEKIEEVESVQVDDKVELPVAVEEDGEEDDDEDEWDAKSWDDVNLNTKGAFADEEADSEPKPIVKKEIKNAVPAQNAGATKPVAEEIENGKQINPHLNREPRKSVVPPKPSDENLRSPICCIMGHVDTGKTKLLDCIRGTNVQEGEAGGITQQIGATYFPAENIRERTKELKADAKLKVPGLLVIDTPGHESFTNLRSRGSGLCDIAILVVDIMHGLEQQTIESLNLLKMRNTEFIVALNKVDRLYGWKTCRNAPIVKALKQQTKDVQNEFNMRLTQIITEFKVQGLNTELYYKNKEMGETFSIVPTSAISGEGIPDLLLLLIQWTQKTMVEKLTYSEEVQCTVLEVKVVEGHGTTIDVVLVNGVLHEGEQIVVCGMQGPIVTTIRALLTPHPMKELRVKGTYLHHKEIKAAMGIKITAQGLEHAIAGTGLYVVKPDDDLEDVKESAMEDMRSVMSRIDRTGEGVCVQASTLGSLEALLEFLKTPEVSIPVSGISIGPVHKKDVMKASVMLEKKREYAAILAFDVKVTPEARELADELGVKIFIADIIYHLFDQFKAYIDNIKEEKKREAADEAVFPCVMSILPNCIFNKKDPIVLGVDILEGILKIGTPICIPSREFIDIGRIASIENNHKPVDYAKKGQKVAIKIVGSNSEEQQKMFGRHFEIDDELVSHISRRSIDILKANYRDELNMEEWRLVVKLKNLFKIQ; via the exons ATGGGGAAGAAGAAACCGACGGCGAGGGACGAAGAGAACGCGGTACAGCAAGGCGGCGGCGGTAAATCGAAGAAGAAGGCAGTGTTAATCGACGACGACGAGTATTCCATCGGAACGGAGCTCTCCGAGGAGCCGGCGCCGGCTTCCGAGGAGAAACCCGTCGTGGCGGGAAAGAAGAAAGGTAAGAAAGGTAATGCTAAAGCCAAGagtaatgatgatgatgttgatgaGGATGAAGATGATCCTGAAATTGTGTTTGCTGGGAAGAAGAAGGGGAAGAATAAGAAAGGTGGTGGGAGCAGTGCGTTCACTGCTTCTGGCTTTGATTTGCTCGGTGATGAGAGGGATGATGATGAAGAGAAATCCGGGTTAACCGGTGAGGTTGATGGTGAGGAAGAGGATGAACCTGTGGTTAGTTTTACGGGGAAGAAGAAGGCATCGAAGAAAGAAGGTGGTAGTTTGTTCAGTGCATCTGCTTTTGATGCTATTGATGATGGTGAGGAGGAGGATGGGCcagtgattagttttaaaggcAAGAAGAAGTCCTCTAAGGGTTCGAAGAAAGGCGGTGGCAGTTTGTTCTCTGCCTCGGCTTTTGATGCTATTGATGACGATGCGGATGGTGAGGTGGTGGATGATAAGAATGacgatgttgatgatgatgagcCTGTTATTGCTTTCACTGGGAAGAAGAAGTCTTCCAAAGGAGGTAAGAAGGGTGGTTCAGTGTTTTCAGCTGCTGTTCTTGGTGAGATTGATGATGGAGAGGAGAATAaggatgatggtggtggtgatgatgatgatgacgatATTGAACCGATCACTTTCTCTGGTAAGAAAAAGAAGTCTTCCCAAAAGGCTGCTAATTCTGTTAGCAAAGGTGCTTCTGTTGAGGAAGGTGATGACAAAGATGAGGATGATGTTTCGTTAGTTGCATTTTCAGGTAAAAAGAAGTCTTCTAAAAAGAAGGGCAGTAGTACTGCTGCCAAAGGGAGTGATGAAAATATGGATGCAGTGGATCCTGAGGCACCCAGTGTTGGTAGTACTGATGCTGGCAACAGCAATGTAAATAAGAGTGAAGAGGTCGCTGgaaattccaaaaataaaaagaagaataagaagaagagtgGAAGAACTGCTCAAGAGGAGGAAGATTTGGACAAACTTCTTGCAGAGCTTGGTGAGACCCCTCCTGTACCAAAACCCTCAACTCCACCCCAGGATGATAAAGTTCAGCCTACTCCTGAAGTTGTACTGGTTGCTGATGCTTCGGGGGAAAAGGAGGGTGAAGAGGAGACTGTAGAGACAGCTGctgcaaagaagaagaagaagaaaaaggaaaaggagaaggagaagaaggcaGCTGCGgcggcagcagcagcagcagtagCAGGAACTGTACCAGAAAATGAAACAGCAGAAGATAAAGCTGAGGTAATTGAACCAAAGAAGAATGATTCAAAGGCTAAAAAAGCAGCTGATAAGAAAGTGCCAAAGCATGTTAGGGAGATGCAAGAGGCACTAGCTCGAAGACAAGAGGctgaagaaaggaagaaaagagaagaggaGGAAAGGTTAAGGAAGGAGGAAGAGGAGCGACGTAGGCAAGAGGAACTTGAGAGACAAGCAGAAGAGGCTAGACGTAGaaagaaggaaagagaaaaggaaaaactccAGAAAAAAAAGCAAGAAGGTAAACTGTTAACTGGTAAGCAGAAGGAAGAAGCCCGTCGTCTAGAGGCAATGAGGAAGCAGATTCTCAATAACACAGGGGGCATGACTCTCCCTGGTGGGGACTCTGGTGCTCCAGCCAAAAAACCCATATATCAAACGAAGAAGGTAAAACCAAATAACCGTAATCAGAATGGTGCTGCTGCTGCTCAGATTGCTGAAAGTGTTGAAGCAAAGGAGACTGCCACTGATGTAGCTTCAGAGGAACCAGAAAAGATTGAAGAAGTGGAGTCAGTCCAGGTGGATGACAAAGTTGAACTTCCTGTAGCTGTTGAAGAGGATGGTGAGGAAGATGATGACGAGGATGAATGGGATGCAAAAAGCTGGGATGATGTTAATCTCAATACGAAAGGTGCATTTGCTGATGAAGAGGCTGACTCAGAGCCTAAACCTATCGTCAAGAAGGAGATAAAAAATGCTGTACCTGCTCAGAATGCTG GTGCTACTAAGCCTGTGGCtgaagaaattgaaaatggaaagcAGATTAATCCTCACTTGAATAGGGAACCAAGAAAGTCTGTTGTGCCTCCTAAACCTAGTGATGAGAACCTCCGCTCCCCAATTTGCTGTATCATGGGGCATGTGGATACTGGCAAAACCAAGCTGCTGGATTGTATTCGAGGTACTAATGTTCAGGAGGGTGAGGCTGGTGGCATCACACAACAGATTGGTGCTACATACTTCCCGGCTGAGAACATACGTGAAAGAACGAAGGAACTGAAAGCTGATGCAAAGCTGAAAGTTCCCGGTCTACTGGTTATTGATACCCCAGGGCACGAGTCATTTACTAACCTAAGGTCTCGGGGTTCAGGTCTATGTGATATTGCAATTTTGGTTGTTGACATTATGCATGGGTTAGAGCAACAAACAATAGAATCCCTAAATCTATTAAAAATGAGGAATACGGAATTCATTGTTGCCTTGAATAAG GTTGACAGGCTTTATGGGTGGAAAACATGTCGGAATGCTCCAATTGTTAAAGCATTGAAGCAGCAGACTAAGGATGTTCAAAATGAGTTTAATATGAGGCTCACTCAG ATTATTACTGAATTCAAAGTACAAGGGCTGAATACCGAGTTGtattataaaaacaaagaaatggGAGAAACGTTCAGCATTGTGCCTACAAGTGCAATAAG cGGTGAAGGAATTCCCgatttgttattactattgattcAATGGACCCAAAAAACAATGGTTGAGAAACTTACATACAGTGAAGAAGTGCAG TGCACTGTTTTAGAGGTGAAGGTAGTTGAAGGCCATGGAACTACTATTGATGTTGTTTTAGTTAATGGTGTTCTTCATGAAGGAGAACAAATAGTTGTCTGCGGAATGCAG GGTCCTATAGTTACCACAATTCGAGCTTTATTGACACCTCATCCGATGAAGGAACTTCGTGTCAAG GGAACATATCTTCATCACAAAGAAATCAAAGCTGCAATGGGTATAAAAATCACTGCTCAG GGCCTTGAACATGCCATCGCTGGCACTGGTTTATATGTGGTGAAGCCTGATGATGATTTGGAAGATGTTAAAGAATCAGCCATGGAAGATATGCGGTCAGTAATGAGCAGGATTGACAGGACTGGGGAGGGTGTTTGTGTACAGGCATCTACCCTTGGCTCCTTGGAAGCATTACTGGAGTTTTTGAAAACTCCAGAAGTGAGTATCCCAGTTAGTGGTATAAGCATAGGCCCTGTACATAAGAAGGATGTAATGAAGGCCAGTGTAATGCTTGAAAAAAAACGAGAGTATGCAGCTATATTGGCATTTGATGTCAAAGTTACTCCTGAGGCCAGGGAACTGGCAGATGAATTGGGTGTCAAGATATTTATTGCTGATATCATTTATCATCTGTTTGACCAATTTAAAGCTTATATTGACAACATTAAGgaggagaaaaagagagaagctGCTGATGAGGCAGTCTTCCCATGTGTTATGAGTATCTTACCAAATTGCATTTTCAACAAGAAGGACCCAATTGTTTTGGGAGTTGATATCCTTGAAGGCATTTTAaag ATTGGGACTCCAATTTGCATTCCTTCTAGAGAGTTCATTGATATTGGTCGCATTGCCTCCATTGAGAATAACCACAAACCTGTTGATTATGCAAAGAAGGGGCAGAAAGTAGCCATTAAG ATTGTTGGCAGCAATTCTGAAGAGCAACAAAAAATGTTCGGGAGGCACTTTGAGATTGATGATGAACTTGTAAGCCATATTTCACGGAGATCTATCGATATACTCAAAGCTAATTATCGG GATGAACTAAATATGGAGGAATGGAGGTTGGTTGTGAAATTGAAGAATCTTTTCAAGATACAATGA
- the LOC114402137 gene encoding extensin-like has protein sequence MSLNPILFPLIKPTCIAIAVTEFSFRCLHSPPWPSPPTVFPPPPPSFPPPPSQSSPQPIPGPVASPYSSSSSFQHHPRQFIFFILPPPPLFCAQPRPSTIPGQCVHDRHHQPHHHTSLPR, from the coding sequence ATGTCACTCAACCCTATTCTCTTCCCTCTCATCAAACCCACCTGCATTGCCATAGCTGTGACCGAATTCTCCTTCAGGTGCCTCCACTCTCCACCGTGGCCATCACCACCAACAGTgtttccaccaccacctccctcctttcctcctcctccttcacaATCTAGCCCACAACCTATCCCTGGCCCCGTCGCCTCACCttattcatcttcttcatccttCCAGCACCACCCAAGACAGTTCATCTTTTTCATCCTTCCACCGCCACCCCTCTTTTGCGCACAACCACGACCCTCTACCATACCAGGTCAGTGTGTGCATGATAGGCACCACCAACCTCATCACCACACGTCATTGCCACGATAG